GAGTGTTTTGGCTCTTGCCGCATCACagctcctcctcatcctcatgCTCATCCGGAGACGCCTACGCCTCTTTCAATTTCTCCTCCTGGCTGCCTGGCAGCTGCTGGCTGCGACGTAATAAGTTTTTTTATGTCGTCCCTCTACCAGAATTTCTTTACgagttgttttttgttgtcgCTGAAGTGTGGTATTTAACAtattttgctgctgctgctctagACATCCTAAAGTATCTGGTGGCTGTGCTGTCTTTTTGGTAGGGAAAATGCGTATGTTTCAAGGTCACAAATGCGGCTCTAGGCGAGGGAGGGAGACCACTATGAAACATATGAAAATAGCTTCGAAGGAATCAAAATCCAAGTAGATGGCACCCTTgacaaaataaaatatgctAATTTTTGTTTACCATTGGGTAAATCTATGGAGATTTGTTCTAAATAAAGTTGAAAACAGATACATAAGTTCTACTTAGAATAATGTTGACTTTTCATCTAAAAGTGGGACAGCATCTAGTAGAAGTTAAGTCATGGAAGATCATTGCACATTTTGCTATCTATGTATACTAATAAATAGGAATTTTTTATGCCGTTCTCCAACGTTTTTCCGTATGTGTCCCATGGTTCTAGCCGGAGGAAAATGTTAGGAATCTATATATACTTTTTATATAATTTCTGATATTCTTGACTTGTTTTACAATAATTTCTCATGGTCTCTTCACTTTACTCTCCATTTCAGCATTCACTCAACGCCAAGCCACCCACAAACCATAATCATTGCACACACCACAAAGACAAATGTTTGAAAAAGACTGAAAaacgacacacacacactctcgcACAATATTTCTGGAATATTTAGCTGGAAATCCAAGCCACCGCTGAACAAGAACCAAAACCACGCACttaaacagaaacagagaccAAAAATAGCAAAAATCATTGCTATGTCATCGCGTTCCAAGGAGAGAGTTGTCACTGCATTTCGTAAAATCTTCCATAAAtcgaacaacaacaataataataataacaatatgAACAACAATGATAAAGTTGATGGAGCCACCGGCAACAATATTAACAACAATAATGAGGAAGCCACCTCCGCAGCTGCGGGAGGATCTGGATCAGGACCAGCTGGAGGCGGAGGAGCCGCAGCTGAAACGACAAACTCAAAAAATCCTGTAGTTCGCATGGCAGGCGAGCAGGCTCTGTGCGATTCACCAGGCAAGCGTCGACGACAGGATCATAAGTCAGTTGAGGatttaaaaattatttaaaattttgtttgaaatatgcctaaaataaaaccaactTGTTCTTGTGATTCTAGAGTGACGCCGACGGCAGGGCGTCAGTTGGTGCCAGCCGATCAGAGTATTCGATCGCGTCGCCTCATGAAAGAGTACCGTGAAATGGAACGACTGCAGCTCAAGTCCGACGCTGTGTTCACGGTAGAGGGACACATCTATTTGctcttttattggattttagCTActctttttctattttttgtgcaggtggAACTGGTCAATGATAGCCTATTTGAGTGGCATGTGCGACTCCATGTAATTGATCCGGACTCGCCGCTGGCCCGTGACATGATGGAGCTGAATATTCCAAACATCCTGCTGCACTTGAGCTTTCCCAACAACTTCCCCTTCGCGCCGCCCTTTATGCGTGTGGTTGAGCCGCGCATCGAGAAGGGCTATGTGATGGAGGGAGGTGCCATATGCATGGAACTGCTGACGCCCCGTGGCTGGGCCAGTGCCTACACCGTGGAGGCCGTCATCATGCAGTTCTCTGCCAGCGTGGTCAAGGGTCAGGGTCGTATCATGCGTAAACCAAAATGTACAAAGGAGTTTAGTCGGTGAGTGTTACAGCACAGAATGAGTGTTACAGAATGGTTGattaaaaaaactaaaatcgATTGTTTGCTTACCTTTGCTTTCACAGCCGTCAGGCAGAGGAGTCGTTCCGTTCGCTGGTGAAGACACATGAGAAGTACGGCTGGGTCACGCCTAGCCTGGCCGATGGTTAAGTACCACGTCGAACGTCCGCTCAGATGCCCATGTGTTTGCCAACTCAACAAAAATTACATTCAACACACAAAAAATCTCATTGAAAACCAAATTCCTCATTTAACATTCAAAATCTGTCAAGTAATTAAACGATTTCAATTGTAAGCCATCCATGAAGAAAGATTAACGAGATCTAGAGAAAATGAAAAAGAGGGCATTAAGCAACAAAAATTAGCTTAAAATGTAATTTTAGCTTGTAGTAGAAATGCAAAACAAAATGCAAGAACATTTATTGCAAATCTTAAGTATTATTAGTTCTGAAAGAAACATTTATAATTTCCTTAACGATCTTCGGTACGATCCTAGCGTTAAATGTTAATTTACATTTTGAATATAATGTATAATGATTTACTGATTCAATTAGTCTGAATAATGGAGATCGACTGTGTTATTATAATTTCATGTGATTTTTGTTAACTAAAACAAATGCCAATCCCATAGTCGCTGAACGACAAAAACAAACCATAACTAAAACTGCAGCTGAAGCTTGTAAAAACGATTGTTTTCTCTTACGACATTTTGTATTTAAGTTtcgcataataaataaaacatgTCTATAAAAAGAGTTTTCATTTTGgggcggcaacagcagcagcgagtGGATTTCAAATTGCGCGCGCGCACAATGTTGGGCAACAGCAAAACCCAGAGATGCATGACTATAAATGTATCAGGCAAAGAAATGACGAGCTGTTGCAGCAGCGTGGAAAAGCAAAACAGAATTGTTTGAAAAGCGGGACTACATAAACTAAAATAGAAAGACATTTTTGCCAGCATTTACCATTATTATCAAATAGTTTCCGATGAAAATACAATCATTTTGTAAAGATATTTGCTACCAAGCTTGGTAGTTTCAGTCAGCTTGAACGTGTTTCTCATCAATGCAGCACCAGCGCTATACAACACTAGAAAAAAACTAAACGGGTAGCTGAAAATTATAATCACAGGACACAATTTTGTAAGTGAATTAAACCCCCTAGACACCGCTAAGTACCACAAGAGTTTAGATCAAAGTGTGCCACACACTCTGGACAAACTAATTTTGGCCACATTTGACATCGCTCGCTAGGAACAAGGCGCCAAAAACGAAGCAAAAAAGTGCCTCGCTGGGCACGCATTTTGTCGTAGAAAAAAATCGCCAGGCAGCTGAAGTCGCCAACGACGGCAGCGACGCCGGCAGAGGGCTGCAGGCAGCGGGCACTCAAAAATCCTGCCAGAGCGAAACTGAAATAGAAATTTCTTTGGGAATTTGGATATTGCCCGCTGAACGAGGGGAGGGGGACACTCTCGCATCAGCTGTGGCCAAAGTGGAGCCAGCGAGAACAAAGTGTGTGCAAAAATAtagagaaaaacaaaaaacgaaaaaaaagcGAATAAGAACCGACGAAAAAGCAAATTGTCGAGCGATCGGTAGCGCAACGAAACCCAAACGAAACCCTCGCCCCAGGCCGCTGGTCCCAGAAATACCCAC
The sequence above is a segment of the Drosophila miranda strain MSH22 chromosome 4, D.miranda_PacBio2.1, whole genome shotgun sequence genome. Coding sequences within it:
- the LOC108163647 gene encoding ubiquitin-conjugating enzyme E2Q-like protein CG4502, with the protein product MSSRSKERVVTAFRKIFHKSNNNNNNNNNMNNNDKVDGATGNNINNNNEEATSAAAGGSGSGPAGGGGAAAETTNSKNPVVRMAGEQALCDSPGKRRRQDHKVTPTAGRQLVPADQSIRSRRLMKEYREMERLQLKSDAVFTVELVNDSLFEWHVRLHVIDPDSPLARDMMELNIPNILLHLSFPNNFPFAPPFMRVVEPRIEKGYVMEGGAICMELLTPRGWASAYTVEAVIMQFSASVVKGQGRIMRKPKCTKEFSRRQAEESFRSLVKTHEKYGWVTPSLADG